From Anopheles funestus chromosome 3RL, idAnoFuneDA-416_04, whole genome shotgun sequence, a single genomic window includes:
- the LOC125767974 gene encoding ornithine decarboxylase 1-like, protein MFSWHGGRVGKNAGRLDSFRRSALRASSVSVMDPGYVLIDDHSSVEDLIRLISKRATISEPLNVLNLDDIVRKHRNWQQHLPTVAPFYAVKCNSHPAILRLLVALGCGFDCASKVELETVLGLGVTPDRIVYANPNKSIGSILYAKQTAVKRMTFDGSDELDKISKYFPEAELILRIRHDARVAQLSLGRKFGCDPDRDARSLLCHAKALGLCVIGVSFHVGSGSMDAECFYEGIKKAIDIFDVGKLVGMEMCLLDIGGGYPGADREHFLQCAHHIRKALEEFVCSRDGSITVIAEPGRYYVESAVTALVNVVAKSYEKNTTGALERVRYYVDDGLYDSFDWCDAHTNMPVVQEDKRDSVYVRSVIYGRTMCEHDVIREEIFLPEHEIGDCLIFPNKGAYGKLLGRGHNGFTPTSVKVCLTRATLNYMCAAAVKAARG, encoded by the coding sequence ATGTTCTCATGGCATGGCGGTAGAGTGGGCAAAAATGCCGGCCGGTTAGACAGTTTTCGTCGATCGGCCCTGCGTGCCAGTTCGGTAAGCGTGATGGATCCCGGGTACGTTCTCATTGACGATCACAGCTCGGTCGAAGATTTGATCCGACTCATCTCGAAACGGGCAACGATCAGTGAACCGTTGAACGTGCTAAATCTGGATGACATCGTGCGCAAGCATCGTAACTGGCAGCAACATCTTCCGACCGTGGCCCCTTTCTATGCGGTGAAATGTAACAGCCATCCGGCCATCTTACGGTTGCTCGTGGCGCTCGGTTGTGGATTTGATTGTGCATCGAAAGTTGAACTGGAAACTGTTCTCGGACTGGGTGTAACGCCTGACCGTATCGTGTACGCTAATCCTAACAAATCCATCGGTTCCATCCTGTACGCAAAGCAGACTGCGGTAAAGCGGATGACGTTCGACGGTTCTGATGAGTTGGACAAAATTTCGAAGTATTTCCCAGAGGCTGAGCTTATACTGCGGATTCGGCACGATGCACGTGTGGCTCAACTGTCCCTGGGTCGAAAGTTTGGTTGTGATCCGGATCGAGATGCAAGATCACTGTTGTGCCATGCAAAGGCACTTGGATTGTGTGTGATTGGTGTCAGTTTCCATGTCGGGTCGGGCAGCATGGATGCAGAGTGTTTTTACGAAGGCATCAAAAAGGCGATCGACATCTTCGACGTAGGCAAGTTGGTGGGGATGGAGATGTGCTTGTTGGACATTGGTGGCGGATACCCTGGAGCGGACAGGGAACATTTCCTTCAGTGTGCACATCACATTAGAAAAGCTCTGGAAGAGTTTGTCTGCTCACGGGATGGATCGATAACAGTAATAGCCGAACCGGGGAGATATTATGTAGAATCTGCTGTAACTGCGCTGGTGAATGTCGTTGCCAAAtcgtacgaaaaaaacaccactGGCGCTTTGGAGCGGGTGAGATACTACGTTGATGACGGTCTGTATGACTCGTTCGATTGGTGTGATGCTCATACCAACATGCCAGTAGTACAGGAGGATAAACGTGACTCGGTGTACGTACGATCGGTGATCTACGGTCGGACCATGTGCGAGCATGATGTAATTCGTGAGGAAATTTTCCTGCCCGAGCATGAGATAGGCGATTGTCTCATTTTCCCTAACAAAGGCGCGTACGGAAAGCTACTGGGCAGGGGACATAATGGTTTTACACCGACCAGCGTGAAGGTGTGCCTAACGAGGGCAACGCTTAATTATATGTGTGCGGCCGCGGTCAAAGCAGCGCGTGGATGA
- the LOC125767971 gene encoding ornithine decarboxylase 1-like, with the protein MECSSKTLSKFSNSFAQMKIFNSTSDLTLISDEMSIGDVIQDIIRMGPHEDPLHVLDLDDVVRKHYGWCAKMPRVKPYYAVKCNDDPRILQTLMTLGTGFDCASKGEMERMIGYGVKPENIIFAQPAKSIPSLLYARSKQVSVMTFDGAVELEKIHQYYPEARLVLRMRHDSLQVRCSLGKKFGCDPIVEAPELLRYAATLRMNVIGISFHVGSDCDEHQVYYDAVKIAKDLFDYAKTLGYEFSLLDIGGGFPGDNNKPIDRYAKAVNVAIDHYFPAELDIRIIAEPGRYYVASAVTLVSFVDSKRVLKEKQPDGTEKLRMYYYLNDGVFGTFYCTALEGQKAVPIVETKLNVKLYDSILWGPTCHVLDQIALENLPELNIGDNVVFENVGAYGEVLANRFNGFAIPKIIGYVREGTWKTLQNLARGSVESMQDGFDTDNKQIDTNEQHPFLSRSCYRIHLYSKDNQF; encoded by the exons ATGGAGTGCAGTTCTAAAACTTTGTCGAAGTTTTCAAACTCGTTTGCACAGATGAAGATATTCAACTCGACGTCCGATTTGACGCTCATCAGCGATGAAATGTCCATCGGAGACGTTATCCAGGATATCATCCGGATGGGACCGCATGAGGATCCGCTCCATGTGCTCGATTTGGACGATGTGGTCCGCAAGCATTACGGCTGGTGTGCGAAGATGCCACGGGTGAAACCGTACTACGCGGTCAAGTGTAATGATGATCCGCGCATCCTGCAGACGTTGATGACGCTCGGGACGGGCTTTGACTGTGCGTCCAAGGGTGAGATGGAACGCATGATCGGGTACGGTGTGAAGCCGGAGAACATCATCTTTGCGCAACCGGCCAAATCGATCCCGTCGCTGTTGTACGCTCGCTCGAAACAGGTGTCCGTGATGACGTTCGATGGAGCGGTCGAGTTGGAAAAGATTCACCAGTACTACCCGGAGGCACGGTTGGTGTTGCGTATGCGCCACGACTCGCTCCAGGTACGTTGCTCGTTGGGCAAGAAGTTTGGCTGCGATCCGATTGTGGAGGCTCCGGAACTGTTACGATATGCCGCCACCCTTCGCATGAATGTGATCGGTATCAGCTTCCACGTGGGATCCGATTGTGACGAACATCAGGTGTACTACGATGCGGTAAAGATTGCAAAGGATCTGTTCGACTACGCCAAGACACTCGGGTACGAGTTCAGCTTGCTGGACATCGGAGGAGGATTCCCGGGAGATAATAACAAACCGATTGATCGGTACGCGAAAGCGGTGAATGTCGCAATTGATCATTACTTCCCGGCGGAGTTGGACATTCGCATCATTGCCGAGCCGGGGCGCTATTACGTTGCATCGGCTGTGACGCTGGTTTCGTTCGTAGACTCAAAACGTGTGCTGAAGGAAAAGCAGCCAGATGGGACAGAGAAACTACGGATGTATTACTATCTGAATGATGGAGTGTTCGGTACGTTCTACTGTACCGCTCTGGAAGGGCAAAAAGCTGTCCCGATTGTAGAGACTAAACTAAACGTAAAGCTTTATGATTCGATACTGTGGGGTCCAACGTGTCATGTGTTGGATCAAATAGCTCTTGAAAATTTGCCAGAACTGAATATTGGCGATAATGTCGTGTTCGAAAATGTGGGAGCATACGGAGAGGTGCTTGCAAATAGGTTTAATGGATTCGCCATACCCAAAATAATTGGATATGTTCGCGAAGGTACTTG GAAAACGTTACAAAACCTGGCACGAGGCTCAGTTGAATCGATGCAGGATGGCTTTGACACGGACAACAAGCAAATAGACACCAATGAGCAACACCCATTCCTTAGCAGATCCTGCTATCGTATACATTTATATTCAAAAGATAATCAATTTTGA
- the LOC125767981 gene encoding ornithine decarboxylase 1-like, which produces MDSTPKLSAVFASSTTELVQRFIHSGATESPINILDLDEIVHNYDRWKKSYPNAIAFFLPSVNNHATVLALLSKLGLGFSCASIMEMRSVLKNGVPPDRIILAHPAKTPETILYAKQKDIERIVCDSVQEIGKVHRLYPAAQIILRIRVFTGQKFGCCPIEGVREIFNYAASTGTVSIVGIYIAVPQKSAFDEVETLRRALLIAKDAIDQASTAGLSDIRQLILSGIETVSSDQLQQTLTELQFDHTLLIIIETERQLVQSAVTLITSVQSKRVIRQAGTSGPVQEIMYFINDGRYGSFEWWNAIDKHPVVFRTSETVSTATTTHPSSLWGPSCDSADIVCERLELPELEIGDFLVFPGMGAYGVTLASCFNGFPIPNTVVCARLETTRALVEDSLNDV; this is translated from the coding sequence ATGGATTCAACTCCAAAACTGTCCGCAGTGTTTGCCTCATCAACAACAGAATTGGTGCAACGTTTCATCCATTCAGGTGCGACCGAATCACCCATTAATATACTTGATCTAGACGAGATCGTTCACAACTACGACCGATGGAAGAAAAGCTATCCCAATGCGATCGCTTTCTTCTTACCCAGCGTTAACAATCATGCCACGGTGTTGGCACTGCTTAGTAAACTTGGGCTTGGTTTCAGCTGTGCTTCCATAATGGAGATGCGTTCCGTGTTAAAGAATGGTGTTCCTCCTGATCGAATCATTCTAGCTCATCCTGCTAAAACACCAGAAACGATACTCTACGCAAAACAGAAAGATATCGAACGAATTGTGTGTGATAGTGTGCAGGAGATAGGCAAAGTACATCGCCTATATCCAGCGGCCCAGATTATTCTCAGAATTAGAGTATTCACTGGACAAAAGTTTGGTTGCTGTCCAATCGAAGGCGTGCGGGAAATATTCAACTACGCCGCATCCACTGGAACAGTCTCCATCGTGGGTATTTATATTGCCGTACCGCAGAAAAGTGCGTTCGATGAGGTTGAAACACTGCGACGTGCTCTGCTGATTGCCAAGGATGCAATTGATCAAGCCAGTACAGCTGGGCTAAGTGACATACGGCAATTGATACTCTCCGGTATAGAAACCGTATCATCGGATCAATTGCAACAAACACTAACCGAGTTACAGTTTGATCACACCTTGCTCATAATCATCGAAACTGAGCGCCAGCTGGTACAGTCCGCCGTTACGCTCATCACTTCCGTCCAGTCCAAGCGGGTAATCCGTCAAGCCGGAACATCGGGACCTGTGCAGGAGATAATGTATTTCATCAATGACGGTCGATATGGGTCATTCGAGTGGTGGAACGCTATTGATAAGCATCCAGTCGTATTTCGCACCAGCGAAACCGTGTCAACTGCTACTACGACGCACCCTTCATCGCTCTGGGGACCGTCCTGTGACTCAGCTGATATTGTCTGCGAACGGCTCGAACTGCCGGAGCTTGAGATTGGGGATTTCTTGGTTTTCCCAGGAATGGGAGCATACGGGGTGACGCTTGCTTCGTGCTTCAATGGGTTCCCCATTCCGAATACCGTTGTCTGTGCAAGGTTAGAAACAACAAGGGCACTTGTTGAAGACTCGTTGAACGATGTTTAA